In Rhodoferax sediminis, the sequence GGTGCTGCCCAAGCCGGTGATGCAGACCATCGGCCTGCTGGCGGATGCCGCCTCGCCGGTGGCGCTGTTCACCATCGGCGCGGTGCTGGCGCGCTCGCAGATGCTGGCCGCCGCCCACGGCCACGCGCCGATTCCGCTGCGCGACTACGTGCCGGTGGCCGTCGCCAAGCTCGTCGTGCACCCGCTGCTGGTGCTGCTCGTGGGCGCCGCAGCGATCGCCCTGGGGGCGCCGCTGGCCCCGTTTGCCTTGAAGGTCATGGTGCTGGTCGCGGCTCTGCCGAGCGCCAGCAACGTGGCCATGCTGGCCGAGCGCTTCGGCGCCGACAACGGCCGCATCGCGCGCATCATCCTGGCCTCCACGGTGGCGGCGTTCTTCACGTTCTCGGGCGCGGTGGCGCTGCTGCACTAAATCGCCAGCGGATCCACATCCACCGCCCAGCGGATCAGGCCCCGGCCTTCGGGCTGCTGCCGGGTCGCCTGCAGCACCGCGTGCCAGGCCGACAGAAAGCGCTGCAGCGCGGCGCGCGACGGGCTCTCGATCAGCATCTGCGCGCGCTCGACATTGGCAATGCGCTGAATCGTCATCGGCACCGCCGGGAACAGCGTGACCTGCGCGTAGCCTGCCAATGCCGGCTCCATCGCCGCCGCCGCCGCGCTGGCCGCATTCAAAAACCCCTGCGCCACGGCCTGCGTGCGCGCCTCGGCCCGCACCAGCGCCGCGTAGCTGAACGGCGGCAGGCCGGCCTGCTCGCGCTCGCGCAACTGCCCGGCCGCGAACGCCGGGTAGTCGTGACGCCGCAGCGCGGCAAACATCGGGTGCTGCGGGTGCAGGGTCTGAATCCACATCTCGCTGGCCGCGCTCTGGGCCGCATCGCGGCCTGCCCGGCCTGCCGCCTGCATCAGCAGGCTGAACAGCCGCTCGGGCGCGCGGAAGTCGGCGGAGAACAGCGCGCCGTCCGGATTCACCGCCGCCACCAGCGTGATGGCCCGAAAGTCGTGGCCCTTGGCAATCATCTGTGTGCCGACCAGCACATCGACCTCGCCCGCATGCACCTGCGCCAGTTGTGATTCAAGTGCGCCCTTGAGCCGGGTGGTGTCGGCGTCGATGCGCGCAATGCGCAGCGGCGCGCCCTCGGGCCACTGCACCGATACCGAATTTGGCCGCCGCACCCCGGCCAGCATCTCGGCCAGGTGTTCTTCGAGCCGCTCGGTGCCGCGCCCCAGCGGCGCAATGTCCACATTGCCGCAGCTCGGGCAGGCGCGCGGCACGCGTTCGGTGAAGCCGCAGTGGTGGCAGCGCAGCGTGCGGTCGATCTTGTGGAACACGCGGTAGGCGCTGCAGTGCGGGCATTCGCTTTTCCAGTCGCAGCTGCTGCAGGCCAGCACCGGGGCGTAGCCGCGCCGGTTCAAAAACACCATGGCCTGCTCGCCGCGCGCCACGCGCTCGGTGATGGCCTGCAGCAGCTGTGGCGAGAACACCGTCTTCTTGGGCTGCAGGCTCATGTCCACCAGGCGCACCTTGGGCAGCACGCTACCCAAGCCGATGCGCGAGGGCATCTCCAGCCGCTGGTAGCGCCCGCCCTCGGCCGCGGGGCGCGAATGGTGCCAGCTTTCCAGCGAGGGCGTGGCCGAACCGAGCAGCACCTTGGCGCCCTCGAGCCGGCCGCGGTACACGGCCAGGTCGCGCGCCGAGTAGCGCGCGCCTTCCTGCTGCTTGTAGCTCGGGTCGTGTTCTTCGTCGACCACGATCAGGCGCAGCCGCGGCAGCGACGCCAGCACCGCCATGCGCGTGCCCAGCACGATGCGCGCCACGCCGCTGTGCGCGGCCAGCCAGCTTTTCAGGCGCTGCGGGTTCGTCATGCCGCTGTGCAGCGAGACCACGGCGGCCTCGCCATAGCGGCCCGCAAAGCGCGCGCGAAAACGCGCCTCCAGTTGCGGCGTGAGGTTGATCTCCGGCACCATGACCAGCGCCTGCGCCGTGGCGTCGCGTTCCAGCAGCGCCTGCACGCAGCGCAGGTAGACCTCGGTCTTGCCGCTGCCGGTCGCGCCAAACAGCAGGAACGGCCCAGCTTCAGCATCAAATCGGGCGATAGCCCTTACCTGTTCTTCGCTGAGTGCTATTAAATCAGGAGTGGTCAAAGTGCTGTCCACCGCGCCGCCGGCCGGCCGCTTGAGCCGGCGCGCGAGTTGGGCCGCGCTCAGGTCACGCAACTGGGGCGGCAGGGCGGCCAGCGCCACCTCGCCGAGC encodes:
- the priA gene encoding replication restart helicase PriA, whose product is MIHWLSVLVQTPAHSAVAGPLTYQSELPLAAGSLVRVPFGTREVLGVVWDALDAASLDRPESEIRAISAVLEGVAPLTVAWRQLVHFAASYYQRSLGEVALAALPPQLRDLSAAQLARRLKRPAGGAVDSTLTTPDLIALSEEQVRAIARFDAEAGPFLLFGATGSGKTEVYLRCVQALLERDATAQALVMVPEINLTPQLEARFRARFAGRYGEAAVVSLHSGMTNPQRLKSWLAAHSGVARIVLGTRMAVLASLPRLRLIVVDEEHDPSYKQQEGARYSARDLAVYRGRLEGAKVLLGSATPSLESWHHSRPAAEGGRYQRLEMPSRIGLGSVLPKVRLVDMSLQPKKTVFSPQLLQAITERVARGEQAMVFLNRRGYAPVLACSSCDWKSECPHCSAYRVFHKIDRTLRCHHCGFTERVPRACPSCGNVDIAPLGRGTERLEEHLAEMLAGVRRPNSVSVQWPEGAPLRIARIDADTTRLKGALESQLAQVHAGEVDVLVGTQMIAKGHDFRAITLVAAVNPDGALFSADFRAPERLFSLLMQAAGRAGRDAAQSAASEMWIQTLHPQHPMFAALRRHDYPAFAAGQLREREQAGLPPFSYAALVRAEARTQAVAQGFLNAASAAAAAMEPALAGYAQVTLFPAVPMTIQRIANVERAQMLIESPSRAALQRFLSAWHAVLQATRQQPEGRGLIRWAVDVDPLAI